A window of the Ardenticatenales bacterium genome harbors these coding sequences:
- a CDS encoding copper-translocating P-type ATPase: MTHEDQITLPVLGMTCANCVAAVERNAKKAAGVQTATVNFASEKVTFSYDRDAGDARAVTQDVIARIQRAGYDVPTASLDLSLLGMTCANCANTIERRLNKLPGVLEAGVNLASEKATIRYVPGQVARADMVAAVRRAGYDVVEAAALEELPDAEAEARAGEMRHQQRRFLVGLIFTLPLFLLSMGRDFGLLGEWAHAPWVNVLFWVLATPVQFYVGKDYYTGAFKSLRNRSANMDVLVALGSSVAYVYSVAVILGAPGHVYFETSAAIITLIVLGKLLEARAKGHTSEAIKKLIGLQPKTARVARDGNEVDIPIAEVIAGDIVVVRPGEKIPVDGVIIEGRSAVDESMITGESLPVSKQVGDDVIGATLNKQGLLHFEATKVGKETALAQIIKLVEQAQGSKAPIQRVVDQVAAVFVPVVISLALLTFVIWLASGSGFTPALVRLVAVLVIACPCAMGLATPTSIMVGVGKGAEQGILFKDSAALEQAQRLTAVVLDKTGTITRGEPSVTDVIADEAAAAEADELLRLAASAERGSEHPLGEAIVRSALEKGLPLSQPAAFRSITGQGIAAQVDGRRVLVGNLRLMRQEQVALHGLERRAEQLQREAKTAMWLAVDGQASALIGVADTIKEGSREAVAAMHDLGLQVVMLTGDNEATARQIAAEVGIDRVFAEVLPGDKVAHVARLQQEGFRVAMVGDGINDAPALAQADVGMAIGTGTDVAMETADVTLMRGDLRSVPQAIRLSQATMRNIKENLLWAFGYNAALIPIAAGILAPFDWAPTFLRQLHPILAAGAMAFSSISVVSNALRLRRVKL, encoded by the coding sequence ATGACACACGAAGACCAAATCACCCTCCCCGTACTCGGCATGACCTGCGCCAACTGCGTGGCCGCCGTCGAACGCAACGCCAAAAAAGCCGCCGGCGTCCAAACCGCCACCGTTAATTTCGCCAGCGAAAAAGTCACATTCAGCTACGACCGCGATGCCGGCGACGCACGCGCCGTCACGCAAGACGTGATCGCCCGCATCCAGCGCGCCGGCTACGACGTGCCCACGGCCAGCCTCGACCTCTCCCTGCTGGGCATGACGTGCGCCAACTGCGCCAACACCATCGAACGCCGCCTGAACAAACTACCGGGCGTGCTGGAAGCCGGCGTCAATCTGGCCAGCGAAAAAGCCACCATCCGCTACGTGCCCGGCCAGGTGGCGCGCGCGGACATGGTCGCCGCCGTGCGCCGGGCCGGCTACGATGTGGTGGAAGCCGCCGCACTGGAAGAGCTGCCCGACGCCGAAGCGGAAGCCCGCGCCGGCGAAATGCGCCACCAGCAGCGGCGCTTTCTCGTCGGCCTCATTTTCACGCTGCCCCTGTTTCTACTCAGCATGGGGCGCGACTTTGGCCTGCTGGGCGAATGGGCGCACGCTCCCTGGGTCAATGTGCTGTTCTGGGTGCTGGCCACGCCGGTGCAGTTCTACGTGGGCAAGGATTATTACACCGGCGCGTTCAAATCGCTACGGAATCGCTCCGCCAACATGGACGTGCTGGTTGCGCTCGGCTCCTCGGTGGCCTATGTCTACAGCGTCGCCGTTATCCTGGGCGCGCCGGGACACGTCTATTTCGAGACTTCCGCGGCCATCATTACCCTGATCGTGTTGGGCAAGCTGCTGGAAGCGCGCGCCAAAGGCCACACCAGCGAAGCCATTAAGAAGCTAATCGGCCTGCAACCGAAAACGGCGCGCGTGGCGCGCGACGGCAATGAGGTGGACATCCCCATCGCCGAAGTAATCGCCGGGGACATCGTCGTCGTGCGCCCCGGAGAAAAAATCCCCGTCGATGGCGTCATCATCGAAGGGCGCTCCGCCGTAGACGAAAGCATGATCACCGGCGAGAGCCTGCCCGTCAGTAAGCAAGTTGGGGACGACGTGATCGGCGCCACGCTGAACAAGCAAGGTCTGCTCCATTTTGAAGCAACGAAGGTGGGCAAGGAAACGGCCCTGGCGCAAATTATCAAGCTGGTCGAACAGGCGCAAGGCAGCAAAGCCCCCATCCAGCGCGTGGTAGACCAGGTAGCCGCCGTCTTTGTGCCCGTGGTCATTAGCCTGGCGCTGCTCACATTCGTCATCTGGCTGGCGAGCGGGTCGGGCTTCACGCCGGCGCTGGTGCGGTTGGTGGCCGTGCTGGTCATCGCCTGCCCCTGCGCCATGGGCCTGGCCACGCCCACCTCCATCATGGTCGGCGTGGGCAAGGGGGCGGAGCAGGGCATTCTCTTCAAAGACAGCGCGGCATTGGAGCAAGCGCAACGGCTGACCGCCGTGGTGCTGGACAAAACGGGCACGATTACGCGGGGCGAGCCGTCGGTGACGGACGTCATTGCCGACGAAGCAGCGGCGGCGGAAGCAGACGAACTGCTGCGGCTGGCGGCCTCGGCGGAGCGCGGGTCGGAGCATCCCCTGGGGGAGGCGATTGTGCGTTCGGCGTTGGAAAAGGGGTTGCCGCTGAGCCAGCCCGCCGCCTTCCGCAGCATTACCGGGCAGGGTATTGCCGCACAGGTGGACGGGCGCAGGGTGCTGGTGGGTAACCTGCGCCTGATGCGGCAAGAGCAGGTGGCGTTGCATGGCCTGGAACGGCGGGCGGAACAGTTGCAGCGAGAAGCGAAAACGGCCATGTGGCTGGCGGTGGATGGTCAGGCCAGCGCCTTGATCGGCGTGGCGGATACGATAAAGGAGGGATCGCGGGAGGCGGTGGCCGCCATGCACGACCTGGGCTTGCAAGTGGTGATGCTCACGGGGGACAACGAGGCAACGGCGCGGCAAATTGCGGCGGAGGTGGGGATTGATCGCGTGTTCGCGGAGGTGCTGCCGGGGGACAAGGTGGCGCATGTGGCGCGCTTGCAACAGGAGGGATTCCGCGTGGCGATGGTGGGGGACGGCATCAATGACGCGCCGGCGCTGGCGCAGGCGGATGTGGGCATGGCGATTGGCACGGGTACGGATGTGGCCATGGAGACGGCGGATGTGACGTTGATGCGCGGGGATTTGCGCAGCGTACCACAGGCGATCCGGCTGTCGCAGGCGACGATGCGCAATATCAAGGAAAATCTGCTGTGGGCGTTTGGGTATAATGCGGCGTTGATTCCGATTGCTGCCGGCATTCTCGCTCCCTTCGACTGGGCTCCCACATTCCTGCGCCAACTTCACCCCATACTCGCCGCCGGGGCCATGGCCTTCTCCAGCATCAGCGTCGTCTCCAATGCCTTGCGCCTGCGGCGTGTCAAACTGTAA
- a CDS encoding PHP domain-containing protein, which produces MSNDQKEFVHLHVHSEYSLLDGLSRLKDLVNRAIELNQPAIALTDHGAMYGTMEFYKACKAADLKPIIGIETYLAARTLADRDPYLDKNRFHMLLLAENDAGYRNLLEIATTAQLEGYYYKPRIDRDFMARHAEGLIATTGCMAAEIPRAIGDGNMKLAHQLMGEYVDIFGRDRLFIELQEHSIPELTHINKMLLEMAPQYGLAGNFLATNDVHYTLASDADPHDILLCVQTSSTFQQEKRMRFSDKGYYLKSYDEMAALFGHIPGALDNSLRVAEMCDVSLGFGGYHLPVFAVPASYTPETYLRELCEAGLIWRYGAERAASDQGLRQRLNHELGIIHRMGFNSYFLIVWDLCEWAARSDRWWQLHHDPHPYDSYEAWKKHDIWWNVRGSGAGSVVAYTLGITSIDPLANGLIFERFLNPGRVSMPDIDLDYPDDVRHLMVEYTMRRYGRDKVAQIITFGTMGARAAIRDVGRALDMPLPDVDRLARLIPAVPGKPVKIENVLDKEHEFYSAELEEVYRSDKAARELIETARNLEGITRHASSHAAGVIVSDKPLQEYVPLNRPTSGDEGLGGLDRVTQWPMEIVEGIGLLKVDFLGLSTLTVMRRAARLIEERHGVVYTMDNIPYDEGHVGPDPERRPEKLFDMLARGEVAGVFQVEGAGMRKLMMEMKPHRFDHIVAAISLYRPGPMENIPTYIDRMHGKQPVQYHHPDLESILGDTYGICVSGDSLVTDVRTGQRFRLDELSDCDDFMIQGVNERWEMAAGQVLHWIDSGYKEVYRLTLRNGASIKITADHRLLTEHGWRPLVDLQAGDYVAVPPRLLEPQEPLSFDRRKLRLLAYLIADGSLASMASVDFVSEESALLKEYEMCLAAFPGIRASFTQQVRGVVRIGAAKETNLEAHYHAPNELLAWLRELGLKHAPGSAPGGLRSHEKFVPSFVFALNNEDVAFFLASLWDCDGYVGRKLCHYKTISCQLAEDVKTLLLRLGISTSIYKSHYHNGNEARIGYQVTLYDTAFFAEQIGIWMVSEKRNRAGHGQVHPTIARDLFVKELEQATDLSYRALMAEYGISRQHFGPKGRQRERIASHIVRPVAEALNLSGTERRLKVHWEEITAIEPAGVDHVYDLTVAGLHSFVANNIIVHNCIYQEQIIQIASKLAGYEPGEADMIRKAVSKKKKDLMEKHRIQFTEGAMARGLSRETCDAIWGDIEFFARYGFNKCLPGDVEVVDGESGRLLRIEDLYNRKAAIDQTVTCDVSSLKLQTGQVVEVLDNGVKPVYRLTTALGKQIEATSNHPFYTFAGWQWLGDLEVGQQIALPRSLPIEGKNEWPEHEVIALGHLLAEGNLCHPHSVYFYSQQEASLQDYVKAAEHFDNVACSVSLHHETYSVYARRVNRQKPPGIVTWAKRLGIWGKNAREKEIPAEVFTLNNGQLALLLGRMWDGDGSVLTQARNSVHAYYATASERLGRQVQHLLLRLGIMSSFRMQQFGYKDGRIGYQVHVMGSEHMLRFAQLLGPHLPREDQRAICTALVKQMGQADTSARDTIPLAVKEIVRDEKANAGITWTQLNGDTGIGQREFYPTNAPTKKGFRRETIGRLAGYFDSDELRRYAESDIYWDEIVAIEYVGEKQTYDLTIADTHNLIANDILVHNSHAADYAKVTCQTAFLKAHYPVEYLTAMLSVERDNTEKVRRYFAEAQSLGIAVAPPDVNLSGLDFTIEDEGERHVIRFGLGAIKNAGEAALRLILDEREANRPFTDLQDLCNRVDLRRVGKRALEFMAKGRAFDSWGTPAQFLEALDRILSESGTSHDAAAAGQLSLFDGLFGAQVKIEVQLLPEAKKVDYKQVLEWEKEALGVYVSEHPLERPLALLQSRTNAVLSELDELWQGRPVCVAGMISTLRTLTTKKGDPMAFGALEDLEASVEVVFFPRTWKQVRDQVQVDQVMLVRGKVQVEETRTKIIVDSVQTSLELASDADEPTSGVEANAGRAAGEATLPPGQSRLAEPTANYALDDGDYGPPPPFDDDWEPDYLPPPPPNFMEGLAMAPSAASREKGAANGNGAGRGNGKPAGQPASPSVATPENVTTSAASAAPAPSRTLVVQIDPRRNWREACRQSVKIAGKYQGHDRLRLQIVGQRGLVMDFPNHRTQACAELVQALSGVPGVTHVE; this is translated from the coding sequence ATGAGCAACGACCAGAAGGAATTTGTCCACCTCCACGTCCACAGCGAATACTCCCTCCTCGACGGTCTCAGCCGCCTCAAAGACCTCGTCAACCGCGCCATCGAACTCAACCAGCCCGCGATTGCCCTCACCGACCATGGGGCCATGTACGGGACGATGGAATTCTACAAAGCGTGCAAAGCCGCCGACCTCAAACCCATCATCGGCATAGAGACCTACCTGGCCGCCCGCACCCTGGCCGACCGCGACCCCTATCTGGACAAAAACCGCTTCCACATGCTGCTGCTGGCCGAGAACGACGCCGGCTATCGCAACTTGCTGGAAATCGCCACCACTGCCCAACTCGAGGGCTACTACTACAAGCCGCGCATTGACCGCGACTTTATGGCGCGCCACGCCGAAGGACTGATCGCCACCACCGGCTGCATGGCCGCCGAAATTCCGCGGGCCATCGGCGACGGCAACATGAAGCTGGCGCACCAGCTCATGGGCGAATACGTGGACATTTTTGGTCGGGATCGCCTCTTCATTGAACTACAAGAACACAGCATACCGGAGCTGACCCATATCAACAAAATGCTGTTGGAAATGGCCCCCCAATATGGTTTGGCGGGCAATTTCCTGGCGACCAACGATGTCCACTACACGTTAGCCAGCGACGCCGACCCCCATGACATTCTCCTCTGCGTGCAGACGAGTTCCACGTTCCAACAGGAAAAGCGGATGCGCTTTTCCGATAAAGGGTACTACCTGAAGTCGTACGATGAGATGGCCGCGCTGTTTGGCCATATCCCGGGCGCGCTGGACAACAGCTTGCGCGTGGCGGAGATGTGCGACGTCAGCCTCGGTTTCGGTGGGTATCATCTACCTGTTTTTGCAGTGCCGGCATCATACACCCCTGAAACCTACCTGCGCGAACTGTGCGAAGCGGGCCTGATCTGGCGTTATGGCGCGGAACGGGCCGCCTCAGACCAGGGACTGCGCCAGCGCCTCAACCACGAACTGGGCATCATCCACCGCATGGGGTTTAACTCCTACTTCCTCATCGTCTGGGACCTGTGCGAGTGGGCTGCGCGCAGCGACCGCTGGTGGCAATTGCACCACGACCCGCACCCCTACGATAGTTACGAAGCGTGGAAAAAGCACGACATCTGGTGGAACGTGCGCGGTTCGGGCGCCGGCTCCGTCGTCGCCTACACCCTGGGCATCACCAGCATCGATCCCCTGGCAAACGGCCTGATTTTCGAGCGATTCCTCAATCCCGGGCGCGTTTCCATGCCCGACATTGACCTGGACTATCCTGACGACGTGCGCCATTTGATGGTGGAATACACCATGCGCCGCTACGGGCGCGACAAAGTCGCCCAGATCATCACGTTTGGCACGATGGGCGCGCGCGCGGCCATCCGCGACGTGGGGCGGGCGCTGGATATGCCGCTGCCCGACGTGGACCGGCTGGCGCGCCTGATTCCGGCTGTACCGGGCAAGCCCGTGAAGATTGAAAACGTGCTGGACAAAGAGCATGAGTTCTACTCCGCGGAACTGGAGGAGGTTTACCGCTCCGACAAGGCCGCCCGCGAGTTGATCGAAACCGCGCGCAACCTGGAAGGGATCACGCGCCATGCCTCCAGCCATGCGGCGGGCGTGATCGTCTCCGATAAGCCCCTGCAGGAATACGTCCCCCTGAACCGCCCCACCAGTGGCGACGAAGGCCTGGGGGGCCTGGATCGGGTGACGCAGTGGCCCATGGAAATCGTGGAAGGGATCGGGCTGCTTAAGGTTGATTTCCTCGGCCTGAGTACGCTCACGGTGATGCGGCGCGCGGCGCGCCTGATTGAAGAGCGACACGGCGTCGTGTACACGATGGATAATATCCCCTATGACGAGGGACACGTCGGGCCAGATCCGGAACGACGGCCAGAGAAACTGTTCGACATGCTGGCGCGCGGCGAAGTAGCGGGCGTCTTCCAGGTGGAAGGGGCGGGCATGCGCAAACTGATGATGGAGATGAAGCCGCATCGCTTCGACCACATCGTCGCCGCCATCTCTCTCTACCGCCCCGGCCCAATGGAAAATATCCCCACTTACATTGACCGGATGCATGGCAAACAGCCGGTTCAGTATCACCACCCTGATTTAGAGTCGATTCTGGGTGATACGTATGGCATTTGTGTCAGCGGCGATAGCCTGGTGACGGACGTTCGCACCGGTCAACGATTTAGGCTGGATGAACTGAGTGATTGCGATGATTTTATGATTCAGGGCGTTAATGAACGGTGGGAAATGGCTGCTGGCCAGGTACTCCACTGGATTGACAGCGGTTACAAAGAAGTGTACCGTCTTACTTTACGTAATGGTGCATCCATCAAGATCACGGCGGATCACCGATTGTTAACCGAACATGGTTGGCGTCCGCTCGTCGATCTGCAAGCCGGCGATTATGTAGCTGTTCCACCGCGACTACTTGAGCCACAAGAACCTCTGAGTTTTGATCGACGCAAGCTGCGGCTGCTGGCCTATCTGATAGCGGATGGCAGTTTGGCTAGCATGGCATCTGTTGACTTTGTTTCCGAGGAGTCTGCATTATTAAAAGAGTATGAAATGTGCCTGGCCGCTTTTCCAGGGATTCGGGCGTCCTTCACGCAACAGGTGCGTGGCGTTGTCCGGATTGGCGCCGCCAAAGAAACTAATTTGGAAGCACATTATCATGCGCCTAATGAATTGCTGGCCTGGCTGCGTGAATTGGGCCTAAAACACGCTCCCGGTAGTGCACCCGGAGGCTTGCGGAGTCATGAGAAGTTTGTACCATCATTTGTCTTTGCCCTTAATAATGAAGATGTGGCATTTTTCTTGGCTTCGTTATGGGATTGCGATGGATATGTGGGGCGCAAACTGTGTCACTACAAAACAATCTCATGCCAGCTAGCAGAAGATGTCAAAACCTTACTGCTTCGCTTGGGTATCTCGACTTCCATTTATAAAAGTCACTACCACAACGGTAATGAGGCACGGATCGGGTATCAGGTGACATTGTACGATACGGCTTTTTTTGCAGAGCAAATCGGCATATGGATGGTGTCAGAAAAGCGAAACAGAGCGGGTCATGGACAGGTGCATCCTACTATTGCCCGCGACCTATTTGTCAAAGAATTGGAACAGGCGACCGATCTTTCCTATCGGGCACTGATGGCAGAGTACGGTATCAGCCGACAACATTTCGGACCCAAGGGTCGTCAACGTGAACGTATAGCGTCTCATATCGTACGTCCAGTTGCTGAAGCGCTGAATTTATCAGGAACTGAGCGGCGACTCAAGGTGCATTGGGAAGAAATCACAGCTATCGAACCGGCAGGCGTTGATCACGTTTACGATTTGACCGTCGCGGGATTACATAGTTTCGTTGCCAACAACATCATTGTTCACAACTGTATCTATCAAGAACAGATCATCCAGATTGCTTCTAAACTGGCGGGGTATGAGCCGGGCGAGGCGGACATGATCCGCAAGGCGGTGTCGAAGAAGAAGAAAGATTTGATGGAGAAGCACCGCATCCAGTTCACGGAGGGGGCGATGGCGCGTGGCCTCAGCCGCGAGACGTGCGATGCTATTTGGGGGGATATTGAGTTCTTTGCCCGCTATGGTTTTAACAAATGCTTGCCCGGTGATGTGGAGGTGGTGGATGGGGAGAGTGGCCGTCTCCTGCGCATTGAGGACCTGTACAACCGCAAAGCTGCCATTGATCAAACCGTTACTTGTGATGTTTCATCATTAAAATTGCAAACGGGACAGGTCGTGGAGGTGCTGGACAATGGCGTAAAGCCTGTTTATCGGCTCACGACAGCTTTAGGCAAACAGATTGAAGCCACCTCGAATCATCCTTTTTATACTTTTGCTGGTTGGCAATGGTTGGGTGATCTGGAAGTTGGGCAGCAGATTGCTTTGCCTCGTTCACTGCCGATTGAGGGCAAAAATGAGTGGCCGGAACATGAGGTCATTGCCTTAGGTCATTTGTTAGCGGAGGGGAATTTGTGCCATCCTCACTCGGTTTATTTTTATAGCCAGCAGGAAGCCAGTTTGCAGGATTATGTAAAAGCGGCAGAACATTTTGACAATGTGGCCTGTTCGGTGTCGCTGCATCACGAGACGTATTCAGTGTATGCGCGGCGGGTGAATCGACAGAAGCCGCCGGGAATTGTAACATGGGCAAAGCGGTTGGGTATTTGGGGCAAGAATGCTCGGGAGAAAGAAATTCCGGCGGAGGTTTTTACCCTGAATAATGGGCAACTCGCTTTGTTATTGGGGCGAATGTGGGATGGGGATGGCTCTGTGCTTACCCAAGCGCGGAATTCAGTACATGCCTACTATGCGACAGCTTCAGAGCGGTTGGGACGGCAGGTGCAGCATTTGCTGCTGCGTCTAGGGATTATGAGCAGTTTTCGGATGCAGCAGTTTGGGTATAAGGACGGTCGCATTGGTTATCAAGTGCATGTGATGGGTAGTGAACACATGCTTCGCTTTGCGCAATTGCTTGGTCCTCATTTGCCGCGGGAGGATCAGCGAGCGATTTGTACCGCTCTGGTGAAACAGATGGGACAGGCAGATACGTCGGCGCGAGATACGATTCCGCTGGCTGTTAAGGAGATCGTTCGTGATGAGAAAGCGAATGCCGGCATAACCTGGACGCAGTTAAATGGGGATACAGGGATTGGGCAACGCGAGTTTTATCCCACAAATGCGCCTACGAAGAAGGGATTTCGGCGGGAGACGATTGGCCGTCTAGCCGGCTATTTTGACAGCGATGAGTTACGTCGTTACGCGGAAAGCGATATTTATTGGGATGAGATTGTGGCGATTGAGTATGTGGGGGAGAAGCAGACGTATGATTTGACGATTGCCGATACCCATAACTTAATTGCCAATGATATTTTGGTGCATAACAGTCACGCCGCTGATTATGCTAAAGTGACTTGCCAGACCGCCTTCTTGAAGGCGCATTATCCGGTGGAGTACCTGACGGCCATGCTCAGCGTGGAGCGGGACAACACGGAAAAGGTGCGCCGCTATTTTGCCGAGGCGCAAAGCCTGGGTATTGCCGTGGCCCCGCCGGACGTGAATCTTTCCGGGCTGGACTTCACGATTGAGGATGAGGGAGAGCGGCACGTTATTCGCTTTGGGTTGGGGGCGATCAAAAATGCGGGCGAGGCGGCGCTGCGGTTGATTCTGGATGAGCGGGAAGCCAATCGTCCGTTTACGGACTTGCAAGATTTGTGTAATCGCGTGGATTTGCGGCGGGTGGGCAAGCGCGCCCTGGAGTTTATGGCGAAAGGGCGGGCGTTTGATTCCTGGGGGACGCCGGCGCAGTTCCTGGAGGCGTTGGACCGCATCCTGAGCGAAAGCGGAACGTCGCACGACGCGGCGGCGGCGGGGCAGTTGAGCCTGTTTGATGGGTTGTTTGGCGCGCAGGTGAAGATTGAGGTGCAACTGCTGCCGGAGGCGAAGAAGGTCGATTACAAGCAGGTGTTGGAGTGGGAGAAAGAGGCGCTGGGGGTGTACGTGTCGGAGCATCCGCTGGAGCGGCCATTGGCGCTGTTGCAGTCGCGCACAAACGCGGTACTGTCGGAGTTGGATGAGTTGTGGCAGGGGAGGCCGGTTTGTGTTGCCGGCATGATCAGCACCCTGCGCACCCTCACCACCAAGAAAGGGGACCCCATGGCTTTCGGTGCCCTCGAAGACCTGGAAGCCAGCGTCGAAGTCGTCTTCTTCCCGCGCACCTGGAAACAAGTGCGCGACCAGGTGCAGGTAGACCAGGTGATGCTCGTGCGCGGCAAGGTCCAGGTGGAAGAGACGCGCACCAAAATCATCGTGGATTCGGTGCAAACGAGCCTGGAACTGGCCTCCGACGCCGACGAGCCGACGTCGGGCGTGGAAGCAAACGCTGGCCGCGCGGCGGGGGAAGCGACGCTGCCGCCGGGCCAATCCCGTCTGGCCGAACCGACAGCGAATTATGCATTGGATGACGGCGACTATGGTCCGCCGCCGCCCTTCGACGATGATTGGGAGCCAGATTATTTGCCGCCGCCGCCGCCCAACTTCATGGAGGGGCTGGCGATGGCCCCATCGGCGGCGTCTCGGGAAAAGGGAGCAGCAAATGGGAACGGCGCGGGACGCGGCAATGGCAAACCTGCCGGCCAGCCCGCGTCGCCGTCTGTGGCCACGCCGGAAAATGTGACCACATCCGCCGCGTCCGCCGCGCCCGCGCCATCGCGGACGCTGGTGGTGCAGATTGATCCGCGGCGCAACTGGCGTGAAGCGTGCCGGCAATCGGTGAAAATTGCCGGCAAATACCAGGGCCACGACCGCCTCCGCCTGCAAATCGTGGGGCAGCGCGGCCTCGTCATGGACTTTCCCAACCACCGTACCCAGGCGTGCGCCGAACTGGTGCAGGCATTAAGCGGCGTGCCTGGGGTCACACACGTGGAATAA
- a CDS encoding redoxin domain-containing protein, producing MTDSLLDARIVRMPAFAPGPWLNTPPLAREQLRGQVLLIDFWDYTCINCLRTLPYMRAWHARYADKGLTIIGIHAPEFKFAHDRQQLEMAAAEFGLDYPILLDNAYENWHRFATRAWPTKVLVDADGYIRYRRQGEGYYAETERAIQELLRLRDPAATLPALMPPLRPEDRSGAVCYPSTPELHTGFATGLFGGLLGNPEGYVLETPMLYRLPPREAWQTGSFYVDGFWQAHPEYIAFAGQDNGYLELPFAAVGVNAVLSPTGDEVALRLGLMPAQERRVLLKQDRRWLHPGIAGQDVQIDEYGISFVNVTRPRLYELVRNPDFGEHQLQLIFQATGLAVYSFTFTTCVREGRGARGE from the coding sequence ATGACTGATTCTTTGTTGGACGCGCGGATAGTGAGAATGCCGGCATTTGCCCCCGGCCCCTGGTTAAACACACCCCCACTCGCCCGCGAACAACTGCGCGGACAGGTTCTCCTGATCGACTTCTGGGACTACACCTGCATCAACTGCCTGCGCACCCTGCCCTACATGCGCGCGTGGCACGCGCGCTACGCGGACAAAGGGCTGACCATCATCGGCATCCATGCCCCCGAATTCAAATTCGCCCATGACCGCCAACAACTGGAGATGGCCGCGGCCGAGTTTGGTCTTGACTACCCCATTCTGCTCGACAATGCGTATGAGAACTGGCATCGCTTCGCCACCCGCGCCTGGCCCACGAAAGTCCTGGTAGATGCCGACGGCTACATTCGCTACCGGCGACAGGGTGAGGGGTATTACGCCGAGACGGAGCGCGCCATCCAAGAACTGCTGCGCCTCCGCGATCCGGCAGCGACCTTGCCGGCACTCATGCCCCCCCTCCGTCCCGAAGATCGATCCGGCGCGGTCTGCTACCCCTCCACCCCCGAACTGCACACCGGTTTCGCCACCGGCCTCTTTGGCGGCCTGCTGGGCAACCCGGAAGGGTACGTTCTGGAAACCCCTATGCTCTACCGCCTGCCCCCGCGCGAGGCGTGGCAAACTGGCTCCTTCTACGTAGACGGTTTCTGGCAAGCGCACCCGGAGTACATCGCCTTCGCCGGGCAGGACAACGGCTATCTGGAACTGCCTTTTGCCGCCGTGGGTGTAAACGCTGTCCTTAGCCCGACGGGGGATGAGGTGGCGTTGCGCTTGGGGTTAATGCCGGCACAAGAAAGGCGCGTGCTGCTCAAACAAGACCGGCGCTGGCTGCATCCAGGCATCGCCGGTCAGGACGTGCAAATCGACGAATACGGCATCAGTTTCGTCAACGTCACCCGCCCCCGCCTCTACGAACTCGTGCGTAACCCTGACTTCGGCGAACACCAATTGCAACTCATCTTCCAGGCAACCGGCCTCGCCGTCTACTCGTTTACCTTTACGACGTGCGTCAGGGAGGGGCGAGGGGCGAGGGGCGAGTAA